The window CCAACTGGGTCAGCACCCAGGTGTCACCCTTTTTGGTGATCTTGCGCTGCACGCCGCTGAGGATGCCGCCCACGGTGACGATCTGCCCGTCGGGGCGGCTGTCGTCCTGCAGGGCGGCGATCGTGCAGTCGGCGCCCGAGGCGAGGATGTGCTCCACGCCGAACAGCGGGTGGTCGGAGACGTAGAGGCCGAGCATCTCCCGCTCGAACTGCAGCAGGGTGTTCTTGTCCCACTCGCCCACCGGGATCTGCACGTCGAAGGTCTGGTCCTCGCCGCCGTCGACCGCGCCGAACAGCGAGTCCTGGCCGATGGCCTCGTTCTTCTTGATGTCGATGATCGCGTCGACGGCCTGCTCGTGCACCATGACCAGGCCCTTGCGCACGTGGCCCAGGGAGTCGAACGCGCCGGCCTTGATCAGCGACTCGATCACCCGCTTGTTGCAGACGATCGCCGGCACCTTGCGCAGGAAGTCCTTGAAGTCGGCGAAGCGGCCCTTCTCCTTGCGGGCCGCGATGATGCCGTCGACGACGTTGCCGCCGACGTTGCGGACCGCCGACAGGCCGAAGCGGATGTCGGTGCCGCGCGGCGTGAAGTCGAAGTCGGAGTCGTTGACGTCCGGCGGGTAGACCTTGATGCCCATGCGCCGGCACTCGTTGAGGTAGAGGGCCGACTTGTCCTTGTCGTCCTTGACGCTGGTCAGCAGGGCCGCCATGTAGGCGGCCGGGTGGTTGGCCTTGAGGTAGGCGGTCCAGTAGGCGACGAGGCCGTAGCCGGCGGTGTGCGCCTTGTTGAAGGCGTAGTCGGAGAACGGCAGCAGGATGTCCCACAGGGCCTTGATGGCAGCGGCCGAGAAGCCGTTGTCCTTCATGCCCTTCTCGAAGAACTCGTACTGCTTGTCCAGCTCGGACTTCTTCTTCTTGCCCATGGCGCGGCGCAGCAGGTCGGCGCCGCCGAGCGAGTAGCCGGCGACCTTCTGCGCGATGGCCATGACCTGCTCCTGATAGACGATCAGGCCGTGGGTCGTGTCGAGGATCTCCCTGAGCGGCTCCTCGAGCTCGGGATGGATCGGGATGATCTCCTGCTGCCCGTTCTTGCGCAGCGCGTAGTTGGTGTGCGAGTTGGCGCCCATCGGGCCGGGCCGGTAGAGGGCGAGGGCCGCGGAGATGTCCTCGAAGTTGTCGGGCCGCATCAGCCGCATGAGCGAACGCATGCCGCCGCCGTCGAGCTGGAAGATGCCGAGCGTGTCGCCGCGCGCCAGCAGCTCGTAGGTCTTGGCGTCGTCGAGCGGCAGGTCGAGCAGCTCGATCATCTCGCCGGTGGTGGCCTCGATGGCCTTGAGGCAGTCGTCGATGATCGTGAGGTTGCGCAGGCCCAGGAAGTCCATCTTCAGCAGGCCGAGCGTCTCGCAGGTCGGGTAGTCGAACTGCGTGATGATCGCGCCGTCGGAGTCGCGGCGCATGATCGGGATGTAGTCGGTCAGCACCTCCGCCGACATGATCACACCGGCGGCGTGCACGCCGGTCTGCCGGATCAGGCCCTCCAGGCCGCGGCCGAGGTCGATCGTCGACTTGACGTCGACGTCCTCGTCGTAGAGCTTGCGCAGCTCGCCCGCCTCGTTGTAGCGCGGGTGGTCCTTGTCGAAGATGCCGGACAGCGGGATGTCCTTGCCCATGACGGCGGGCGGGAACGCCTTGGACACCCGGTCGCCGAGCGCGTAGGGATAGCCGAGGACGCGGCCGGCGTCCTTGATGGCGGCCTTCGCCTTGATGGTGCCGAACGTGGCGATCATGGCGACCTTGTCGGCGCCCCACTTCTCGGTCACGTAGCGGATCACGTCGGCGCGCCGGCGCTCGTCGAAGTCGATGTCGACGTCGGGCATGGAGACGCGCTCGGGGTTGAGGAAGCGCTCGAAGATCAGGCCGTGCGGGATGGGGTCGAGGTCGGTGATGCCCAGGGCGTAGGCCACCAGCGAGCCGGCCGCCGAGCCACGTCCGGGGCCGACGCGGATGCCGTTGTTCTTGGCCCACATGATGAAGTCGGCGACCACGAGGAAGTAGCTCGGGAACCCCATCTGGATGATGACGCCGAGCTCCTTCTCGACCCAGGCCCGGTGCTCGTCGTCCACGCCGTCGGGGAAACGGCGCTCCATGCCCTTCCAGACCTCCTGGCGGAAGAACTGCTCCTCCGTCAGGTCCTCGGGGACGGGGAAGGTGGGCATGAGGTTCTTGAACTCGAAGAACCCGGCCGGGTCGACCTTCTCCGCCACCAGCAGCGTGTTGCGGCAGCCCTCGGCCCACAGGTCGGAGGAGTCGACGGCGCGCATCTCGTCGGCGGTCTTGATGTAGTAGCCGGAGCCGTCGAACCGGAACCGGTCGGGGTCGGACAGCTGCTTGCCCGTCTGGATGCACAGCAGGGCGTCGTGGGAGGCGGCGTCGGACTCGTAGGTGTAGTGGGAGTCGTTGGTGACCAGCGGCGGGATGGCCAGGTCCTTGCTGATCCTGGTCAGCCCGTCGCGGACGCGGCGCTCGATGTCGAGCCCGTGGTCCATGATCTCGAGGAAGTAGTTGTCCTTGCCGAAGATCTCCTGGTAGCGCGCCGCCGCCTGCAGCGCCTGGTCGTACTGGCCGAGCCGCAGCCGCGTCTGCACCTCGCCCGACGGGCAGCCGGTGGTGGCCATCAGGCCCTCGGAGTGCTCGGCGAGGATCTCGGCGTCCATCCGCGCCCACTTGCGCACGAACCCCTCGGTGTAGGCGCGCGAGCTGAGCTTCATCAGGTTGTGCAGGCCCGCCTTGTTGCGCGCCCAGATCGTCATGTGGGTGTAGTAGCCGCCCGCCGAGACGTCGTCCTTCTTCTGGTGCGGCTCGCCCCACAGCACCGGCTTCTTGTTGTGCCGCAGCTCGGGCGCGACGTACGCCTCGATGCCGATGACCGGCTTGACGCCCGCGGCGGTCGCCTGCTTGTAGAAGTCGTAGGCGCCGTGCATGTTGCCGTGGTCGGTGATGGCGATCGCGGGCATGCCCAGCTCGCCGACCTGTTTGAACATCTGCTTGAGCCGTGCGGCCCCGTCGAGCATGGAGTATTCGGTGTGCACGTGCAGATGGACGAACGAGTCGCTGGACGACATGGAGCGGCGCCTCCGGGTCTGCGGGCCTGCGGGCCGGCCCGCGGTGCGGCCGGCCGATGGTGTGCTCCGACTCTAGTGCTCCGCACCGACAACCCGCGTCCGTACGAGGGGCGGCGCGTCACACGTCCACGACCTCCTGACACCCTGTCGGATCACCGGGGTGCCAGGGGCGCGCCGAGGCGCGTCTACCGGCCCGCGCGGCGTTCCTCCGCCAGGTGCAGGCCCGCCTCGATGACCGCGTTCATGACGGCGGCCAGCCGCTCCTCCCCCAGCTCGGGCGCGCGCCGGGCCATCCGCGCCACGAGCGCCCGCTCCCGTGCCGCGTCGCGCCCGGCGAATCCGCCGACGGGCTTGAGCGTCTGCACGATGCCGGCCAGCGCGGCCCGCCGCTCCAGCAGCGTGGCCAGGGCGGCGTCCACCCGGTCGATCGCCTCGCGGCACTCCCCCAGCGTGCCGGGCGTCTCCGGCCGCAGCAGCGCCCCCACGAGCGTCACCGCCTCCTCGGCGGCCCGCCGCCCGCCGTCCCTCCCGCCTGCCACACCACCGCACTCGACACCGCCGTCAACACCACGCTCGACGCCGTCCACACCACCGTCCATGCCGCCGTCCACGCCGCCGTCCATGCCGCCGACCGCGCCGCCGTGCGACCTCCCGGAGGGGACGCCGTCCGGCCCCGCGCCGCAGTGGTCCGCCACGATCAGGCCGTCGGCCCCGGCCGCCACCGCCGCGGCGGACAGCCCCGGGTCGGCGCGCACGTCGGCCACCACCGGACGGCCGGACGCCGCCCGCGCGGCCCGCAGCAGGCCGAGGTCGAGCCGCCCGCCCTCGCACAGGATCACCTGCTCGTCCGCCTCGGCCGCACAGTAGCCGGCCAGCGTGAGCCACTCCTCCAGCGACGCCGACGGGCGGCGCTCCACCACCACGGGCAGCCCCAGCCCGGCGGCGGCGCGCACCAGGGGGATGTCGCGGGTCCAGGCGGCGCCGACCACCACGCCGTCGGCCCGCTCCGCGATCAGCGGCAGGTCGCCGGCACCGGAGGGCTCCACCAGCCTCGCCCGTCCGGGCAGGGTCGCGGCCGCGTCGCCGCGGCGCTCGCGCAGGCTCACCCGGCCGCCGATCACCACGGCCGGTCCCGCGCCGACGGGCGTCCCGCCCAGGGTGACCACGCGGCGTTCCAAGGTCGATGACATCTCGGCTCCTCAGTAGGGCCGGCCCTTCGGGGAGCCGGCGGAAAACCAAAAAGGCAGAGACGGGCGTCTCTGCCTTTGCCGACTCCAGGTGGTCGCTACCCGACGACCGGCCCTCCCGGAGCCGGCTCGGTAAACGTGTAGCGACAGGTCATGTCAGAAACTCTACACCTGCCTTCCACCTGCTGGACGCCCTTCTCATATGACGGACTGTCCTTCGCGCGAGTCGCCGA is drawn from Nonomuraea muscovyensis and contains these coding sequences:
- the dnaE gene encoding DNA polymerase III subunit alpha; translation: MSSSDSFVHLHVHTEYSMLDGAARLKQMFKQVGELGMPAIAITDHGNMHGAYDFYKQATAAGVKPVIGIEAYVAPELRHNKKPVLWGEPHQKKDDVSAGGYYTHMTIWARNKAGLHNLMKLSSRAYTEGFVRKWARMDAEILAEHSEGLMATTGCPSGEVQTRLRLGQYDQALQAAARYQEIFGKDNYFLEIMDHGLDIERRVRDGLTRISKDLAIPPLVTNDSHYTYESDAASHDALLCIQTGKQLSDPDRFRFDGSGYYIKTADEMRAVDSSDLWAEGCRNTLLVAEKVDPAGFFEFKNLMPTFPVPEDLTEEQFFRQEVWKGMERRFPDGVDDEHRAWVEKELGVIIQMGFPSYFLVVADFIMWAKNNGIRVGPGRGSAAGSLVAYALGITDLDPIPHGLIFERFLNPERVSMPDVDIDFDERRRADVIRYVTEKWGADKVAMIATFGTIKAKAAIKDAGRVLGYPYALGDRVSKAFPPAVMGKDIPLSGIFDKDHPRYNEAGELRKLYDEDVDVKSTIDLGRGLEGLIRQTGVHAAGVIMSAEVLTDYIPIMRRDSDGAIITQFDYPTCETLGLLKMDFLGLRNLTIIDDCLKAIEATTGEMIELLDLPLDDAKTYELLARGDTLGIFQLDGGGMRSLMRLMRPDNFEDISAALALYRPGPMGANSHTNYALRKNGQQEIIPIHPELEEPLREILDTTHGLIVYQEQVMAIAQKVAGYSLGGADLLRRAMGKKKKSELDKQYEFFEKGMKDNGFSAAAIKALWDILLPFSDYAFNKAHTAGYGLVAYWTAYLKANHPAAYMAALLTSVKDDKDKSALYLNECRRMGIKVYPPDVNDSDFDFTPRGTDIRFGLSAVRNVGGNVVDGIIAARKEKGRFADFKDFLRKVPAIVCNKRVIESLIKAGAFDSLGHVRKGLVMVHEQAVDAIIDIKKNEAIGQDSLFGAVDGGEDQTFDVQIPVGEWDKNTLLQFEREMLGLYVSDHPLFGVEHILASGADCTIAALQDDSRPDGQIVTVGGILSGVQRKITKKGDTWVLTQLEDLEGAIEVMVFPSAYQLCSTILAEDAIVFVKGRIDKREDVAKIIAMEVAAPDLTQEAGGPLLVSLPLNRCTPPVVGRLKEILTTHPGTSEVHLQVHNGPRTTVMRVEDRLRVTQSPALMGDLKELLGPACLGG
- a CDS encoding chorismate mutase, whose protein sequence is MSSTLERRVVTLGGTPVGAGPAVVIGGRVSLRERRGDAAATLPGRARLVEPSGAGDLPLIAERADGVVVGAAWTRDIPLVRAAAGLGLPVVVERRPSASLEEWLTLAGYCAAEADEQVILCEGGRLDLGLLRAARAASGRPVVADVRADPGLSAAAVAAGADGLIVADHCGAGPDGVPSGRSHGGAVGGMDGGVDGGMDGGVDGVERGVDGGVECGGVAGGRDGGRRAAEEAVTLVGALLRPETPGTLGECREAIDRVDAALATLLERRAALAGIVQTLKPVGGFAGRDAARERALVARMARRAPELGEERLAAVMNAVIEAGLHLAEERRAGR